In Microthrixaceae bacterium, a single window of DNA contains:
- the rimI gene encoding ribosomal protein S18-alanine N-acetyltransferase, with protein sequence MADGHGGWPLRATGSLNDVAIVAMRPRHLGGVAAIENLTSTRPWSEELFASELKQATSRCWVAVRSNNEVVGFACLMSTGFETHITNIAAAVDHRREGIATALMVTMMDATMAWGLDAVTLEVKAGNDAAQGLYRRFGFVAEGVRPKYYAETGEDAVIMWCRGIDSDDYADRLAQICSG encoded by the coding sequence ATGGCTGACGGCCACGGTGGGTGGCCGTTGCGTGCGACGGGGTCGCTCAACGACGTCGCGATCGTGGCGATGAGGCCCCGCCACCTCGGCGGGGTGGCGGCCATCGAGAACCTGACGAGCACGCGGCCGTGGTCCGAAGAGCTGTTCGCATCGGAGCTCAAACAGGCGACGTCGCGTTGTTGGGTGGCGGTGCGATCCAACAACGAGGTGGTCGGGTTCGCGTGTCTGATGTCGACCGGGTTCGAAACCCACATCACCAACATCGCGGCGGCCGTCGATCATCGGCGTGAGGGAATCGCCACCGCGCTCATGGTGACGATGATGGATGCCACGATGGCGTGGGGCCTCGACGCGGTCACCCTCGAGGTGAAGGCCGGCAACGACGCCGCGCAGGGGCTGTATCGGCGTTTCGGTTTCGTGGCCGAGGGCGTGCGGCCGAAGTACTACGCCGAGACCGGCGAGGACGCGGTGATCATGTGGTGCCGTGGGATCGATTCCGACGACTACGCGGATCGGCTCGCGCAGATCTGTTCCGGCTGA
- the tsaB gene encoding tRNA (adenosine(37)-N6)-threonylcarbamoyltransferase complex dimerization subunit type 1 TsaB, with amino-acid sequence MIILGIDTATSQAGCALGSYEGVLALSQCAKGRRHAENLTPAIRFICEQAQIELGEIGAIAVDLGPGLFTGLRVGIATGKAMAHALRVPVIGVASLDLVAFAVRYSSRLIVSAIDARRSELYYAFYRQVPGGVQRLGDYQLGSPADLAADLAERRDEMLLVGDGFQRYHDLFAGVDKAEMADAGFAHPSAASLVQLAHAKALREEFEPPASLEPIYLRKPDAEINWVTRNDG; translated from the coding sequence ATGATCATCCTCGGAATCGACACCGCGACATCTCAGGCCGGCTGCGCGCTCGGAAGCTATGAAGGCGTCCTGGCGCTGTCTCAGTGCGCGAAGGGTCGCCGCCACGCCGAGAACCTCACCCCGGCGATCCGCTTCATCTGCGAACAGGCTCAGATCGAACTGGGCGAGATCGGTGCGATCGCGGTCGACCTCGGCCCCGGGTTGTTCACCGGGCTCCGCGTCGGCATAGCGACCGGCAAGGCGATGGCCCATGCCCTGCGGGTTCCGGTGATCGGTGTCGCCAGCCTCGACCTGGTGGCCTTCGCAGTCCGGTATTCGTCGCGCCTCATCGTGTCGGCGATCGACGCCCGCCGCTCGGAGTTGTACTACGCGTTCTACCGGCAGGTGCCCGGCGGGGTGCAGCGCCTCGGCGACTATCAGCTCGGCTCTCCGGCCGACCTCGCTGCCGATCTGGCGGAGCGGCGCGACGAGATGCTGCTCGTCGGCGACGGGTTCCAGCGCTATCACGACCTCTTCGCCGGGGTCGACAAGGCCGAGATGGCCGACGCCGGGTTCGCCCACCCGAGCGCGGCGTCGCTCGTGCAACTCGCCCATGCGAAGGCGTTGCGCGAGGAATTCGAACCCCCCGCGTCGCTCGAGCCGATCTACTTGCGCAAGCCCGACGCCGAGATCAATTGGGTCACCCGCAACGATGGCTGA
- the tsaE gene encoding tRNA (adenosine(37)-N6)-threonylcarbamoyltransferase complex ATPase subunit type 1 TsaE encodes MLSAHTTSPTETAALAAAIAALAEPGDLILLTGDLGAGKTAFAKGFGRALGVAEAITSPTFTLVREYSGRLKLYHLDVYRIEQIEEALELGLAELLDEGAVTLIEWADNILSELPADRLEIVIELVDPAAGTDPATGTDPVAGAEVAGAEVDLDDCRSLRFHLQGPRWAARSRAIAEAVAPWTRPEPTSNGEAS; translated from the coding sequence ATGCTGAGCGCCCACACGACGTCGCCCACCGAGACAGCAGCGTTGGCCGCAGCGATCGCCGCGCTCGCCGAACCGGGCGACCTCATCTTGCTGACCGGCGATCTCGGTGCCGGCAAGACGGCCTTCGCCAAGGGGTTCGGCCGGGCGCTCGGGGTGGCCGAGGCGATCACCTCGCCGACCTTCACGCTGGTGCGCGAATACTCGGGCCGGCTGAAGCTGTATCACCTCGACGTCTATCGCATCGAGCAGATCGAGGAGGCGCTCGAACTGGGACTGGCCGAACTGCTCGACGAGGGGGCGGTGACCCTCATCGAATGGGCCGACAACATCTTGTCCGAACTGCCCGCGGATCGCTTGGAGATCGTCATCGAACTCGTCGACCCGGCCGCAGGCACCGACCCGGCCACAGGCACCGACCCGGTCGCAGGCGCCGAGGTCGCAGGCGCCGAGGTCGATCTCGACGACTGTCGCAGCCTGCGGTTCCATCTGCAGGGGCCCCGCTGGGCGGCGCGCTCGCGTGCCATCGCCGAGGCCGTCGCACCGTGGACCCGCCCCGAACCGACCTCGAATGGTGAGGCGTCATGA
- the alr gene encoding alanine racemase, translating to MTRPSRIEVSASALRSNVEALVELCAPAAVCAVVKANAYGHGAVLASREALAGGASVLAVALVEEAVELREAGIDAPILVLSAPQRDDWATVAELGLESFVYSRDDIEAAAAAAGAGSVGGARGEVEVGLHLKVDTGMRRVGCEVGDALELAGLILDTPGVRLAGLATHLATADEVAPSAGAALCDAQLAAFSEVDAQVAAMVEGRSGSATDRSTNGDRGYVRHVANSPAALTRPQAHLDMVRCGIAVYGIAPSPAQPIPVELTPAARLVSAVTWTKRVGADEAVSYGARYRTPRETTIATVPVGYADGVARSLTGAGAEVLINGRRAPIVGTVTMDQLMIDVGDEPVAIGDEVVLIGRAGADEITANDLAETIGTIGYEVVTRLSARLPRVVVP from the coding sequence ATGACGCGACCGAGTCGCATCGAGGTGTCGGCGTCGGCGCTTCGTTCGAACGTCGAGGCGCTCGTCGAGTTGTGTGCTCCGGCCGCGGTGTGCGCGGTGGTGAAGGCCAACGCGTACGGACACGGGGCCGTGCTGGCGTCACGCGAGGCGCTCGCCGGCGGAGCGAGCGTGTTGGCCGTGGCCTTGGTGGAGGAGGCGGTGGAGCTGCGCGAGGCCGGAATCGACGCGCCGATCCTGGTGTTGTCGGCGCCCCAGCGCGACGACTGGGCGACGGTGGCGGAGTTGGGGCTCGAGTCGTTCGTGTACTCGCGCGACGACATCGAGGCGGCCGCGGCGGCCGCTGGGGCGGGGTCCGTCGGCGGCGCACGAGGCGAGGTGGAGGTGGGGCTTCATCTGAAGGTCGACACCGGCATGCGGCGCGTCGGCTGCGAGGTCGGCGATGCGCTCGAACTCGCCGGCCTGATCCTCGACACGCCGGGGGTGCGCCTCGCCGGGCTCGCAACCCACCTCGCCACCGCGGATGAGGTAGCGCCGAGCGCTGGTGCGGCGCTGTGCGACGCCCAACTGGCCGCCTTTTCCGAGGTCGACGCGCAGGTCGCGGCGATGGTCGAGGGCCGCTCCGGGTCGGCGACGGACCGATCGACGAACGGCGACCGCGGCTATGTGCGTCACGTGGCGAACTCGCCGGCGGCACTGACCCGCCCGCAGGCGCACCTCGACATGGTGCGATGTGGCATCGCGGTCTACGGCATCGCCCCGTCGCCGGCGCAGCCGATTCCGGTCGAGTTGACCCCGGCCGCTCGACTCGTCTCGGCGGTGACATGGACCAAACGGGTGGGTGCCGATGAGGCCGTGTCGTACGGGGCTCGGTATCGCACACCTCGTGAGACGACGATCGCGACGGTCCCGGTGGGCTATGCCGATGGCGTCGCCAGGTCGCTGACCGGAGCCGGCGCGGAGGTGCTCATCAACGGTCGTCGCGCCCCGATCGTGGGAACGGTGACGATGGATCAACTGATGATCGACGTCGGCGACGAACCGGTGGCGATCGGCGACGAGGTCGTGCTGATCGGCCGCGCTGGCGCCGATGAGATCACCGCCAACGATCTGGCCGAGACGATCGGGACGATCGGCTATGAGGTGGTCACCCGATTGTCGGCCCGGTTGCCGAGGGTTGTGGTGCCGTAG
- a CDS encoding NAD(P)H-hydrate dehydratase: MIPVLSPAAMAAVDRHAADSLDELVERAGAAVAHAAIEMLGTVYGRRVIVIAGSGNNGADGRVAAQILRTRGAAVEVREPSDRRKVKGFDLLIDAAFGTGFRGTWDAPVTDGVAVLAVDIASGVNALSGAACGTPLRATRTVTFAAMKPGLFFADGPSLCGEITLADIGLDLAPGDRVDRAPLHLLEADDLVALVPDRDRAAHKWNAAVLVVAGSPRMPGAAALAAMGAQRGGAGYVRVASPGIDGPVGFAGAQGGHATLPVECVRVDAAEADWSDDVLSECDRVRSIVLGPGLGRDQATGRAIRAVLRDASVPVVVDADALRAIGDIDSGFTELPENSVLTPHDGEFAAMADEPPGADRVADARDLAERTGAVVVLKGPTTVVAAPNGRAVLVNAGDERLATAGTGDVLSGVIAALLARGANAFDAASAGALAHGLAARRLPLVGTVAGDLPPVISEVLSEAVAEQRATGPRRTRR; this comes from the coding sequence GTGATTCCTGTGCTGAGTCCTGCCGCCATGGCCGCGGTCGATCGTCATGCCGCCGACTCGCTCGACGAACTGGTCGAGCGCGCCGGCGCTGCGGTCGCCCACGCCGCGATCGAGATGCTCGGAACCGTCTACGGCCGGCGGGTGATCGTGATCGCCGGGTCGGGCAACAACGGAGCGGACGGTCGGGTGGCCGCACAGATCCTCCGCACCCGCGGCGCGGCCGTGGAGGTTCGCGAACCCTCCGATCGGCGCAAGGTGAAGGGGTTCGACCTGCTCATCGATGCTGCGTTCGGTACGGGGTTTCGCGGCACCTGGGATGCGCCGGTGACCGACGGCGTTGCGGTGCTGGCGGTCGACATCGCCTCGGGGGTCAACGCACTGAGTGGAGCAGCCTGCGGCACGCCGTTGCGTGCGACGCGCACCGTGACGTTCGCGGCCATGAAGCCCGGACTGTTCTTCGCTGACGGTCCGTCGTTGTGCGGGGAGATCACCCTCGCCGACATCGGGTTGGATCTCGCCCCAGGCGACCGCGTCGATCGTGCGCCGCTGCACCTGCTCGAGGCCGACGACCTCGTCGCGTTGGTACCCGACCGCGATCGCGCCGCGCACAAATGGAACGCTGCGGTTCTGGTCGTCGCCGGTTCACCGCGAATGCCGGGTGCGGCAGCGCTTGCGGCGATGGGGGCCCAGCGCGGCGGTGCCGGATATGTGCGGGTGGCGTCTCCCGGCATCGACGGCCCGGTCGGTTTCGCCGGCGCTCAGGGCGGCCACGCAACACTGCCGGTGGAATGCGTGCGCGTCGACGCTGCCGAGGCGGACTGGTCCGACGACGTGCTGAGCGAATGCGACCGCGTGCGTTCCATCGTGTTGGGCCCCGGGTTGGGACGCGACCAAGCCACCGGTCGGGCGATCCGGGCGGTGCTGCGCGACGCCTCGGTCCCGGTCGTCGTCGACGCCGACGCGTTGCGGGCGATCGGCGACATCGACTCGGGGTTTACGGAACTTCCGGAGAACTCTGTGCTGACCCCTCACGACGGCGAGTTCGCGGCGATGGCCGACGAGCCTCCCGGGGCCGATCGTGTGGCCGATGCCCGCGATCTCGCCGAGCGCACGGGGGCGGTCGTGGTCCTGAAAGGCCCCACCACCGTCGTCGCCGCACCCAATGGACGGGCGGTTCTGGTGAACGCCGGCGACGAGCGCCTGGCCACCGCCGGCACCGGCGACGTGTTGTCGGGGGTGATCGCAGCGCTGTTGGCTCGCGGCGCCAACGCGTTCGACGCCGCGAGCGCCGGGGCCCTGGCCCACGGTCTCGCAGCCCGGCGCCTGCCGCTGGTGGGCACGGTCGCCGGCGATCTCCCACCGGTGATTTCCGAGGTGTTGTCCGAGGCCGTCGCCGAACAACGTGCGACGGGCCCGCGGCGGACGCGACGATGA
- a CDS encoding holo-ACP synthase, which yields MTPAHGLEPEGLEGLEGLEGLVGVVGVVAVGIDAVDVARMRSALDATPSLIDRAFTESERAYALRQRDSAQRFAARWAMKEAVVKCLGGGVPGIDLRCIDVDRGEGGEPSVRLSGRAAELAAQRGIVRWVVSMTHTDTTAMAIAVGLSA from the coding sequence ATGACGCCGGCCCACGGTCTCGAACCTGAGGGCCTTGAGGGCCTTGAGGGCCTTGAGGGCCTCGTGGGTGTCGTGGGTGTCGTGGCGGTGGGGATCGACGCGGTCGATGTCGCACGCATGCGATCGGCGCTCGACGCGACCCCCAGCCTGATCGACCGGGCCTTCACCGAGTCCGAACGCGCCTATGCGCTGCGCCAGCGCGACTCGGCGCAACGCTTCGCCGCCCGATGGGCGATGAAGGAGGCGGTGGTCAAGTGTCTCGGAGGGGGCGTTCCTGGGATCGACCTGAGGTGTATCGACGTCGACCGGGGCGAGGGCGGGGAGCCGTCGGTGCGGCTGAGCGGCCGAGCGGCCGAACTCGCAGCGCAACGCGGCATCGTCCGTTGGGTGGTGTCGATGACCCACACCGACACCACGGCCATGGCGATCGCGGTGGGCCTGAGCGCCTGA
- a CDS encoding SIS domain-containing protein: protein MCGIIAVVRRHADLKRVGADRIIDPLRGAVDLLGDSVGLPSVETLRSAAELVDSVNRALLPASGVFTLIDDPALAANAADLGAQLADALARIDAHLDEGGAEVAGAPIDTAEAGVERFNAALIELKDAVWAVNRDRLRAAREVAALAGPDTSPAGIAALFSLHQALSAVDRLEVRGRDSAGIELVLYRHGLDLADSGLAAELAKRNDDNFVAGGVRVDGDSLVFVYKAAFEIGELGDNTAELRRQIRSDALLHRVLSGPEVEALVLGHTRWASVGIISEPNAHPQCSDELEATGGSLWTAVLNGDVDNHADLVADEDLKIAAAITTDAKVIPALVSRRQMQGLDAVEAFRESVAVMEGSVAIAANDARDPQTLLLALRGSGQALYVGLADDAYIVASEPYGVVEETVSYVRMDGETASNPDNSTASRGQVLRLDASGAGTIEGITRWSYDGTELPLTDDDVATAEITTRDIDRGDFPHFLLKEISDAPGSFRKTLRGKLSEVDGRLRVTVPDSTLPQSVRDDLANGAITKILVIGQGTAAAAGSSLAVALSEFIAETPVRVEAVLATELSGFGLRSDMSDTLVVAVSQSGTTTDTNRTVDLVRSRGAKVVAIVNRRNSDLTDKSDGVLYTSDGRDIEMSVASTKAYYSQIAAGLVLATALADLVPGATSSDSPDRQALLAALRELPAKMAETLERRDVIGAAAQRFAPSRRYWAIVGNGPNALAARELRIKLSELCYKSIACDATEDKKHIDLSAEPMILVCAAGLVGSTADDVSKEVAIYKAHKAAPIVIASDGENRFDAALAVIAVPETHERLAFVLSAMAGHLFGYEAALAIDVQANPLREARGVIENLVTDHAADLQHNDRATALLEGTAKELRPLAQTFMDGLRSGAYNGHLDASTAVRVSSLFRYASGLSSLDAYQSEFGKIGTPGVVLDDLTSALTEGIEELTRPVDAIKHQAKTVTVGISRSDETLLQVALVGDVLEAGAPRDRLSYATLRSLAELSPAVVDVVGFTRYRVENGEHDDATAVVIDRGGVSLNLTSRTERDPRLRGTKHLVAREHELMVARGRGDGRTVLIVPETKDGQTTGLTLLHLRLVDRLPAATARAVLSGYRRRYQALRDAVTETEDHFRDDLLAEQDVLDLLCDPILDLADRWRA from the coding sequence ATGTGCGGAATCATCGCAGTCGTTCGACGTCACGCCGACCTGAAACGCGTGGGAGCCGACAGAATCATCGACCCGTTGCGCGGAGCGGTCGACCTGCTCGGCGACTCTGTCGGCCTGCCGAGCGTCGAGACGCTGCGGTCGGCCGCCGAACTGGTCGACTCGGTGAACCGCGCCTTGCTGCCCGCCAGCGGTGTGTTCACCCTCATCGACGATCCCGCTCTCGCCGCGAACGCAGCGGATCTCGGTGCCCAACTCGCCGACGCCCTCGCCCGCATCGACGCACACCTCGACGAGGGCGGTGCCGAAGTGGCTGGGGCGCCGATCGACACGGCCGAGGCCGGCGTCGAACGGTTCAACGCCGCCTTGATCGAACTCAAGGATGCGGTCTGGGCGGTCAACCGGGATCGTCTGCGCGCTGCCCGCGAGGTCGCGGCCCTCGCCGGACCCGACACCTCCCCCGCCGGAATCGCGGCGCTGTTCTCCCTGCACCAGGCGTTGAGTGCGGTCGACCGTCTCGAGGTTCGCGGCCGCGACTCCGCCGGCATCGAACTGGTGCTGTATCGCCACGGCCTCGATCTCGCCGATTCAGGCCTGGCGGCCGAACTCGCCAAGCGCAACGACGACAACTTCGTGGCCGGCGGCGTGCGGGTGGACGGCGACTCGCTGGTGTTCGTGTACAAGGCCGCGTTCGAGATCGGTGAACTCGGAGACAACACCGCGGAGCTGCGCCGCCAGATCCGATCCGATGCGCTGTTGCACCGCGTCCTGAGCGGCCCCGAGGTCGAGGCGCTCGTGTTGGGCCACACCCGATGGGCCTCGGTGGGCATCATCTCCGAACCCAACGCCCACCCGCAGTGCTCCGACGAACTCGAAGCGACCGGCGGGAGCCTGTGGACGGCGGTGCTCAACGGCGATGTCGACAACCATGCCGATCTCGTGGCCGATGAGGACCTCAAGATCGCGGCGGCGATCACCACTGACGCCAAGGTCATCCCCGCGCTGGTGAGCCGTCGTCAGATGCAGGGCCTCGATGCGGTCGAGGCGTTCCGTGAGTCGGTGGCGGTGATGGAGGGCTCCGTCGCCATCGCAGCGAACGATGCGCGCGACCCCCAGACCCTGTTGTTGGCGCTGCGCGGCAGCGGCCAGGCCCTCTATGTGGGTCTCGCGGACGACGCCTACATCGTTGCCTCCGAGCCTTACGGCGTGGTTGAGGAGACCGTGAGCTATGTCCGTATGGACGGCGAGACCGCGTCGAACCCCGACAACTCGACGGCGAGCCGCGGCCAGGTGCTGCGCCTCGACGCCAGCGGTGCCGGAACCATCGAAGGCATCACCCGTTGGAGCTATGACGGCACCGAGTTGCCGTTGACCGACGACGACGTGGCGACCGCCGAGATCACCACCCGAGATATCGACCGCGGCGATTTCCCGCATTTCCTGTTGAAGGAGATCTCCGATGCCCCCGGGTCGTTCCGCAAGACCCTCCGCGGCAAGCTCTCCGAGGTCGACGGTCGTTTGCGGGTCACGGTTCCCGACTCGACGCTTCCCCAATCTGTGCGCGACGACCTGGCGAACGGCGCCATCACCAAGATCCTCGTCATCGGCCAAGGCACGGCGGCCGCGGCGGGATCCTCGCTGGCGGTAGCCCTCAGCGAGTTCATCGCGGAGACCCCCGTTCGCGTCGAGGCGGTGCTCGCCACCGAACTGTCGGGGTTCGGCCTCCGAAGCGACATGAGCGACACGTTGGTCGTGGCGGTCAGCCAATCGGGCACCACCACCGACACCAACCGCACGGTCGACCTCGTGCGCTCCCGCGGCGCCAAGGTCGTCGCGATCGTCAACCGGCGAAACAGCGACCTCACCGACAAATCCGACGGCGTGCTCTACACCTCCGATGGCCGCGACATCGAGATGTCGGTGGCCTCCACCAAGGCCTACTACAGCCAGATCGCGGCCGGCCTGGTGCTGGCCACCGCGCTGGCGGACCTCGTCCCGGGCGCGACGAGTTCAGATTCGCCGGATCGCCAGGCCCTGTTGGCCGCGCTGCGTGAACTTCCCGCCAAGATGGCCGAGACCCTCGAGCGGCGCGACGTCATCGGTGCCGCGGCCCAGCGCTTCGCCCCGTCTCGTCGCTACTGGGCCATCGTCGGCAACGGGCCCAACGCCCTGGCGGCCCGCGAGCTGCGCATCAAGTTGTCGGAGCTGTGTTACAAGTCGATCGCGTGCGACGCCACCGAGGACAAGAAACACATCGACCTGTCCGCCGAACCGATGATCCTCGTGTGTGCGGCCGGCCTGGTCGGCTCGACCGCGGATGACGTCAGCAAGGAAGTGGCGATCTACAAGGCCCATAAGGCTGCGCCGATCGTCATCGCGTCCGACGGGGAGAACCGTTTCGACGCTGCGCTCGCGGTGATCGCGGTGCCTGAAACCCACGAGCGCCTGGCCTTCGTGCTGTCGGCCATGGCCGGGCACCTGTTCGGCTACGAGGCGGCCCTCGCGATCGACGTTCAGGCGAATCCGTTGCGTGAGGCGCGAGGGGTGATCGAGAACCTGGTCACCGACCACGCGGCCGATCTGCAACACAACGACCGGGCCACGGCGCTGTTGGAAGGCACCGCCAAGGAACTGCGGCCGCTCGCCCAGACCTTCATGGACGGCCTGCGATCGGGTGCCTACAACGGTCACCTCGACGCGTCGACCGCGGTGCGGGTGTCGTCGCTGTTCCGCTACGCGTCGGGGCTGTCGAGCCTCGACGCCTACCAGAGCGAGTTCGGCAAGATCGGCACCCCCGGGGTCGTGCTCGACGACCTCACCTCGGCGCTGACCGAGGGGATCGAGGAACTCACCCGCCCGGTCGACGCGATCAAGCATCAGGCCAAGACCGTGACCGTCGGCATCAGCCGTTCCGATGAGACGCTGTTGCAGGTGGCGCTCGTCGGCGATGTGCTCGAGGCGGGAGCGCCGCGTGATCGGCTCAGCTACGCGACGTTGCGGTCGCTCGCCGAACTCAGCCCGGCGGTGGTCGACGTGGTCGGCTTCACCCGCTACCGGGTCGAAAACGGCGAGCACGACGATGCGACCGCGGTGGTCATCGATCGCGGCGGGGTCTCGCTGAACCTGACCTCGCGAACCGAGCGCGATCCTCGGCTGCGCGGCACCAAGCACCTCGTGGCACGAGAGCACGAACTCATGGTGGCGCGTGGGCGCGGCGACGGACGCACGGTGTTGATCGTGCCCGAAACCAAGGACGGCCAAACCACCGGGCTGACGTTGTTGCACCTCCGTCTGGTCGATCGGCTTCCGGCGGCAACCGCCCGAGCGGTGTTGTCGGGCTATCGCCGTCGCTACCAAGCGCTGCGCGATGCGGTGACCGAGACCGAGGACCATTTCCGCGACGACCTGTTGGCGGAACAGGACGTGCTCGATCTGTTGTGCGACCCGATCCTCGACCTGGCCGACCGCTGGAGGGCATGA
- a CDS encoding phosphoglucosamine mutase yields the protein MRFGTDGIRGVANAQLTPELALRIGRAAARVLGGDLMSIGRDTRWSGPMIEAAFVAGVCAEGASVELLGVVATPAVAFRSQTSGWPAAMISASHNPYGDNGIKLFAAGGTKLGDDVQARLEAELDALAAEAAAGESAGREVPGREVPGREVPGREVPIGDRVGTVRSAEVVGEYLDHVVASAFGGDLLGPVVAGHADRRALSVVLDCGHGAAASSAGEAFRRLGAEVTVLNVAPDGRNINDGCGSTHPEQLAAKVIELGADVGFAFDGDADRLVAVDGAGRIVDGDHLIAIAAIDLHERGELRNDTVVVTVMTNLGFRLAMAERNIAVVETKVGDRYVLEALDSGGHSLGGEQSGHIIFRDRATTGDGLLSAVSIADVISRSRRPLAELADSAMTRLPQVLTNVRIASPMPDVAQRLGAQLAEAEAELGATGRVLVRPSGTEPVVRVMVEAESPEVAERWAQRLAEAVAALD from the coding sequence GTGCGTTTCGGTACCGATGGAATCCGCGGCGTCGCCAATGCGCAGCTGACGCCGGAACTCGCCCTCAGGATCGGCCGGGCCGCGGCCCGGGTCCTGGGCGGCGATCTCATGTCGATCGGACGTGATACCCGCTGGTCGGGTCCCATGATCGAGGCCGCCTTCGTCGCCGGTGTGTGCGCCGAGGGGGCCTCGGTCGAGCTTTTGGGCGTGGTGGCAACCCCGGCGGTGGCGTTCCGCTCCCAGACCTCGGGTTGGCCGGCCGCGATGATCTCCGCCTCGCACAATCCCTACGGAGACAACGGCATCAAGTTGTTCGCTGCCGGCGGCACGAAACTCGGCGACGACGTGCAGGCACGCCTCGAGGCGGAACTCGACGCGCTGGCGGCCGAGGCCGCGGCCGGTGAGTCGGCGGGCCGCGAGGTGCCGGGCCGCGAGGTGCCGGGCCGCGAGGTGCCGGGCCGCGAGGTGCCGATCGGCGATCGCGTGGGCACGGTTCGCAGCGCGGAGGTGGTGGGGGAGTACCTCGATCACGTGGTGGCCTCGGCGTTCGGCGGAGATCTGCTCGGTCCGGTGGTCGCTGGGCACGCCGATCGTCGCGCCCTGTCGGTGGTGCTCGACTGTGGCCACGGCGCCGCAGCGTCGAGTGCCGGCGAGGCGTTCCGGAGGCTCGGAGCCGAGGTGACGGTGCTCAACGTCGCCCCCGACGGTCGCAACATCAACGACGGCTGCGGATCCACCCATCCCGAACAGCTCGCGGCGAAGGTCATCGAACTGGGCGCCGACGTCGGGTTCGCATTCGACGGCGACGCCGATCGCCTGGTGGCCGTCGACGGTGCTGGCCGCATCGTGGATGGCGATCACCTCATCGCGATCGCGGCCATCGACCTGCACGAACGCGGTGAATTGCGCAACGACACCGTCGTCGTCACGGTCATGACGAACCTGGGTTTTCGTTTGGCGATGGCCGAGCGCAATATCGCGGTCGTCGAAACGAAGGTTGGTGACCGCTACGTGCTCGAGGCGCTCGACAGCGGCGGCCACAGCCTCGGCGGTGAACAGAGCGGCCACATCATCTTTCGAGATCGCGCCACCACCGGCGATGGCCTGTTGTCGGCGGTGTCGATCGCGGATGTGATCTCGCGGTCGCGACGCCCGCTCGCCGAGCTGGCCGATTCCGCCATGACCCGCCTGCCTCAGGTGCTCACCAACGTGCGTATCGCGTCGCCGATGCCCGATGTGGCGCAGCGCCTCGGCGCACAACTCGCCGAGGCCGAGGCCGAACTGGGTGCCACTGGCCGGGTGCTGGTGCGTCCCTCGGGCACCGAGCCCGTCGTGCGGGTGATGGTCGAGGCGGAATCGCCCGAGGTGGCCGAGCGGTGGGCGCAGCGTCTCGCCGAGGCCGTCGCCGCCCTCGACTGA
- the rpsI gene encoding 30S ribosomal protein S9, whose product MSHPLVQTTGRRKRAVARIRFRPGTGTITINKRPLEDYFPNDTHRMILSEPLKATATDEQYDIDATIHGGGVSGQAGAMRLGIARALIALDGELRPTLKKAGFLTRDAREKESKKYGLKKARKAPQYSKR is encoded by the coding sequence ATGTCTCATCCTCTCGTTCAGACCACCGGCCGTCGCAAGCGTGCCGTCGCCCGCATCCGCTTCCGTCCCGGCACCGGCACGATCACGATCAACAAGCGCCCGCTCGAGGACTACTTCCCGAACGACACGCACCGCATGATCCTGTCCGAGCCGCTGAAGGCGACCGCGACCGATGAGCAGTACGACATCGACGCCACCATCCACGGCGGCGGCGTGTCGGGGCAGGCCGGCGCGATGCGCCTCGGCATCGCACGTGCGCTCATCGCACTCGACGGCGAACTGCGCCCCACGCTGAAGAAGGCCGGCTTCCTCACCCGCGACGCCCGCGAGAAGGAATCCAAGAAGTACGGCCTCAAGAAGGCCCGTAAGGCGCCGCAGTACAGCAAGCGCTGA
- the rplM gene encoding 50S ribosomal protein L13 — protein MPTYTPKASEITREWHVIDAEGLVLGRLATEVARVLRGKHKPTFTPNLDTGDHVIIVNADKVVLTKNKAETKQVYRHSGYPGGIRSTTYGAELDTKPAEAVRRTIKGMLPKNRLGRQQLTKLKVYAGPTHPHQAQQPNELVIEHAKAR, from the coding sequence GTGCCCACTTATACTCCGAAAGCCAGCGAGATCACTCGCGAGTGGCATGTCATCGACGCCGAAGGTCTTGTGCTCGGCCGCCTCGCCACCGAGGTCGCTCGCGTGTTGCGCGGCAAGCACAAGCCGACCTTCACCCCCAACCTCGACACCGGCGATCACGTCATCATCGTGAACGCCGACAAGGTCGTGCTCACCAAGAACAAGGCCGAAACCAAGCAGGTGTATCGCCACTCGGGCTATCCCGGCGGCATCCGCTCCACGACCTACGGCGCCGAGCTCGACACCAAGCCCGCCGAGGCCGTGCGTCGCACCATCAAGGGCATGCTCCCGAAGAACCGCCTCGGCCGTCAGCAGCTCACCAAGCTGAAGGTGTACGCGGGCCCGACGCACCCGCACCAAGCCCAGCAGCCCAACGAGCTCGTCATCGAGCACGCCAAGGCCCGCTGA